A section of the Chrysiogenia bacterium genome encodes:
- the rlmN gene encoding 23S rRNA (adenine(2503)-C(2))-methyltransferase RlmN, whose product MTETAQQIAPEADTRRNLLDLGTKELEAAIADLGKERFRAQQLLLWVYDKGVDDFMEMSNVSKDFRRGLAERFKIELPRVAREQRSKDGTVKWLFEVAGGDRIESVLIPEDDRITLCVSSQVGCAIGCKFCATALLGLKRNLETWEIVGQILHAKRMVTELYGEDRRLSNIVFMGMVEPLQNWENLKSVISLLQSDFAFKLSSRKITVSSSGLIPGLKKLGAESDVNLALSLNASTDEQRSQIMPPNRKWNMAELRKALEEFPLPNRRKITIEYVMLAGFNDQVADAKRLASYLRGLEVKVNLIPFNEFDEVDWKRPDDATVVRFQNILINSGYNAMVRKTRGNDIDAACGMLQRRGDPQARKKAG is encoded by the coding sequence ATGACCGAGACTGCACAACAGATTGCCCCCGAGGCCGACACGCGCCGGAACCTGCTGGATCTGGGCACGAAGGAGCTCGAAGCGGCCATTGCCGACCTGGGCAAGGAGCGCTTTCGCGCCCAGCAGCTTCTGCTCTGGGTCTACGACAAGGGCGTCGACGACTTCATGGAGATGAGCAACGTCTCCAAGGACTTCCGCCGCGGTCTGGCCGAGCGCTTCAAGATCGAGCTGCCCAGGGTCGCGCGCGAGCAGCGCTCGAAGGACGGCACGGTCAAGTGGCTCTTCGAAGTCGCGGGGGGCGACCGCATCGAGAGCGTGCTCATTCCCGAGGACGACCGCATCACGCTGTGCGTTTCTTCCCAGGTGGGCTGCGCCATCGGCTGCAAGTTCTGCGCGACGGCGCTACTGGGCCTCAAGCGCAACCTCGAAACCTGGGAGATCGTCGGGCAGATCCTTCATGCAAAGCGCATGGTCACCGAGCTCTACGGTGAGGACCGTCGTCTCTCGAACATCGTGTTCATGGGCATGGTCGAGCCCCTGCAGAACTGGGAGAATCTCAAGAGCGTCATCTCGCTCCTGCAGTCGGACTTCGCCTTCAAGCTCTCGAGCCGCAAGATCACGGTCTCCAGTTCGGGCCTCATACCGGGGCTCAAGAAGCTGGGCGCCGAGAGCGACGTGAACCTCGCGCTGTCTTTGAACGCCAGCACCGACGAGCAGCGCTCGCAGATCATGCCGCCCAACCGCAAGTGGAACATGGCCGAGCTGCGCAAGGCCCTTGAAGAGTTCCCGCTGCCCAACCGGCGCAAGATCACCATTGAGTACGTCATGCTTGCCGGCTTCAATGACCAGGTGGCCGACGCCAAGCGCCTGGCTTCCTACCTGCGCGGGCTCGAAGTGAAGGTGAACCTCATTCCCTTCAACGAATTCGACGAAGTCGACTGGAAACGCCCCGACGATGCGACCGTGGTGCGATTCCAGAACATCCTCATCAATTCCGGCTACAATGCGATGGTGCGCAAGACCCGCGGCAATGACATCGACGCCGCATGCGGTATGCTGCAGCGGCGCGGCGATCCGCAGGCGCGCAAAAAAGCGGGATAA